Genomic segment of Alteribacter lacisalsi:
TCTCTATTGGTTCCTGCGCTCTTCAGCTTTTACAAATCATTTCGCCGCAGGCTGTTCCTTTCTGCGGGCACCGCTCCAGCCTTGCAAGGTCAAATCCGTCTGCCTGGTTTACTTTAATCCTTTTGTATTTATATTCTAGTGAATTTAAAAAAGGACGGTAACAGCAGAAAAACGCTTTGGCTTTACAGCCAAAGCTCTGCCTTCTCTAATGGAGAAAGGATTCGTACTCATGATAATCAGGATGGTCGGCAAGTGTCTGCTCACAGTTTTCACAAATCGTTGTTACATGAAGATCACCACGGGAATCACATTCAATCATGTCGTTGCGCTCGTCCTCTGTCAGTTTGTCAAAACCAAGCTGCTCTGTATCGGCAACCCGTTCACTAATCGATCCCAGCCTCTGCTGACAATGACGGCACTGGTAATGAATAGCCATCTTCATCCTCCCTCACAAGCCTGTTTAGACATATGCATTATTAGTATGATCAACAGGAGGACCGGCTATTCGCTTACAGATAGTAGTTTTCAGTTTGATTTTTCGGAAGGCTGCTGCTTATTTCGCTTCAGGCGGACGGTTTCAACGGGCGGGGCCTCAGCCTCCTCGGAAAGAACACTCTCCGGGGTCTTCTGCTCCTGCTCATCCCGCCGGAGTCGCCGCATTT
This window contains:
- a CDS encoding anti-sigma-F factor Fin family protein, with product MAIHYQCRHCQQRLGSISERVADTEQLGFDKLTEDERNDMIECDSRGDLHVTTICENCEQTLADHPDYHEYESFLH